In the Telopea speciosissima isolate NSW1024214 ecotype Mountain lineage chromosome 6, Tspe_v1, whole genome shotgun sequence genome, GGAGAAATCTAACTAGTTCGTGGATCGTTGTGAAGCTTATGACATCAGAGTTCGTGCGGATCAACCGTGTAGGGTAATCGGATCCTTTCCCCTGCGTGGAAATAAACAACGATGTAATTCTAGACCCGagttattttcatttaataccAACTAATTCTAATCGCTTGCATAGGCAAGACTTAGTGCAAATCAGGCCGTGAGGGTGAAGAGAATTCTAGCCTAATAACAAGCAATAAAACTGGGTAGTGAGCAAAAGCGTGACACGTGTATGGCATGGAACAAAAGGATGGCTCATCCTATCCTCTCACGAATGGGTTAGGCCCATGGGCGCTGTGAGGACAAACGACATGGCGGGGGATCACCACGTGgccctccacctcatccctctttaggggagaagagagaggtgaattgaatgtagggagtcgccacctagaggaggctTTAGGACCCAtaatgtaaatgtaatgactctcatgctaCATCCTTTTGGGGACAATTGGTCCATTGATCTGGGTATGGGTAAAGTTATGtctggggaaggtattaggcaccccagtctgcTCGGACTTGCCAGTCTTTCTATTGCTAAGCATGGGTAATGATATAACATGCTTTGGGGGAAtgtaaaatgaaagaaagaatgcAAGAAAGTGAAATATAGGGGAGATAGAGAAACACATACCCGGAGGTTCGACTGTAAGACAAGGGTTAGTATACGGGAAAGTAAAGAAAGGACTTAAAGGCCTATGGGACCTAAGCATGATTGACTCTAATTTAAGCATGATAAGGGGATGAACATGTAAAGCCTGAGATAGCAGTTTGATGCATGTGCATGGTGAAGCACATTAATTAGAGGTAGAGCATGAAAACACATGCATGGTATGTGGAAAGGTCAATATGAACATATCATTGGGGAGTCTTAAACTACAGGGGATGGCGATCATGTAGATATGCATGCGTGTATGTAAGATAcaacaaaaatgaaagaaaagaaagagaaagataaggAGTGTGGATGATCaacatctagagagatgggatcacctTCCTCCGAAGAtgcaaaatagaataaaaatgtgaacaacataaattaaataaggTTTGTAGACAAAGATCCTACCTAGGAGAAGAAAATCGAAACAAgggtgtggaggtttccctttcgTAACTCAAGAGATTCGTACGTTGAACAAGTATCACTGCATGTAaggcttctcttatctcttgtaCTTCAATGCTTCATTGGCCAAGCACCGAAATCACCAAGTTGATGTTTTCTAGGCTTTGGTATTGGGGTTTTAGTGGAGGATTGTGATGTTCAAGTGATGGGAGAGGCAAAGGTCTAAGGCCAAGTGAAGGGCTAAAGGCTAGTTTCAAAGCTCTTTGAAGGGAGTTAGGCTTGGGGTGAGTAAGCTCCAATCAATGGACAATTGAACTAGGGACCTTGGGGGTATCTTcatgtaaccctcctcaacgtGTGAGAggatgtatttatagatgtagaagggtgtgcactcccaaattcatgtaGGGATCCTTGGGTTAATCTAGATCGTCCAAAGTggggtctttgcatcgacggtaGGTGTCAAAGTTATGGTCAATAGGAGTTGGGCATGTGTTTAGTTACCTTTGGaggtgtttcttggggcctaatgGAGCCAAGATTGGGATCCAAGGTGGCAAAAATAAGCTGGTCACGAAAGGAATCGAAATtggagctaaacatggcaagttttgGCTTCTCGGATTTGTAGAGATTTGACATTGAAATTGTCTGAGTCGACATCGAAGTGGGTATGGTCGACATCAAGTGGCTGTCGATGAACAACACTCGACATCGAGGGTAATGGATCTACTGTCGATTGTCATTGTCTGAATGTCGCAGTAGTATAGACAGTAGAAAAGGACTGTTCAACAGTGAAAGGGAATGACTCGATGACGATGGTAGGTGGGTTCAATGTCAACTAagggcctttgagtgtcgatCTGGGTTCCAATGTCGACAGGGATGGTTTGGGCTGTTTGGGCTAGGTcttgggctgggccaggctgattccaaggggtctgggtcagggctaACCTTTCCAGAGGTttttggagggcttggaggctctgatTTGGGCTTCGACAAGGGGAATAGGCGATCGATGAATGGATTCGGGTAGtgcacactgacgctacatccacagatacaccggctctaggccttggagggtgctcattaTCATTATGGAAAACCTCcgggggaaagacaaaatgaggtgtctacaggcGCCCATTTAGGGCAGccgtgggacccacatacccacTAGGGTTAGAAGAGGACCGTACATAAATATAggggaaaatttcacagacacccctgTAAATATACAATATATCACGAACACCCCAAACATTGTCAAAATATCATAGACACCCCCtactttatgattttatttcaacttagtccactctgtTAGGTCTGTGCACTTAAATTGCTGTTAATTCTTTTTAAATGGCGAAAGTACCCTTACCATAGGGTGAactccccaaaatacccttacatctAAATGCATAAACTGAACCACATTTGCCTCCTGCCGCCACCACACCACTCGCTCTTACTCTCCCATCCCTTGAAATCCCGCCCCCACCCTACCCTTCAATCCCGCTGCTGCAACCATCTCCATAGGCCCCATACCTTATTCCCagtccctcttcttcctcccaactCACCGCCACTGGAACCGTCTCATTTGTCTatttaagaaaagaaagcaaTGGTTAGGAAGTACTCAGCAAAGCCAAAATTGTTCTTAACTTCTTGAGCCCctttaaattttaaagaaattagAAGGGACCATACAAATTAGATTCATAATTGGAATCCTGCCTCAATACTTTGCTTCAGGATTCGATCCAAATAGAATGTGAAGAACGCTAATATGAAAACATAATCATCAACAGGGGAAAAAATttgaatgaaagaaaatcaaGACAAGTAATTTAGATCCAAATATaagaattgtaaataaataaaatcaattaTAATGATTCTAATATCAGAAACAATCCATGCATGTATATGTATTATAAAAACAAATGGGAAAACCCTAAGggagaatttttcttctctatgCTAAAGAGATCTGATTCAATTCTACCCCAATTGCGATAGCAGCACCCAAAAGGAACGCAGTAGCATGATCATCTTCTAAGTATAATAATTTAATGCTTCAAGAGACCGAAGAGCGACAAGATGAGAGAGGACCAGAGAATGGCGCCAGCTTTTTTCGTTTTTCGTTTAAAATTCCAGTCAAGTTTtttgcttctgtttttttttttgttcgggATTTTGCCGTGCCGTAGTTTTCCTCAGGTTTGCAATTTCACTCtgatttctttcttgttttgtcTGGTTTATATTTTTTGTCTGTATCCAAGTCTGTGAAGGGAACTTGGTAGTAAATGGTTTAGGAAGTACTTAGCAAGCATATGCATCTGAAGTAATGAGTGAGAGGATTGGCAAAGAGCGGAAGAAAAAAAGGGCAGGGATATGTGGGAGGATGGGGCTGTATAGGAGGGATGAGGcagtatgagagagagaaaagggaggagCGGGAGGGTGGCGATGTGGGGGAAAGGTGTGTAGTGCGGGAGAGAAGCTTACCGCAAGGAGGAGATGACTTGCAGGTTTTTCCAACGGAGAAGATGAACAGTAGTtgtgaagatggaagaagatcgtttttatttaaataactaagaggttaaaatggacatttcaactttgggtgcaAACTGTGCTTAACATTAGGGGGCaggttgatattttgatcaGGTTTGGTATGTCTATGCCATTCGACTAACTTATAGGGAgcgtccgtgaaattttccctaaatataATGAGTAAGAGGGAGGCTGCGCATAAGAGATTGCCGCAGcccctttctttcctttgtctCACGTTCTTTCTCCCTCACTCTCTAACTCTCGTCTGACTCTCTCTTTGTGTTTTGATCACGCTTGTATTGCTTAGTGATTTCATCTTGTTCCCTTGGATTTGGAGTGTGAATCTCCATTGGAGAAATCTAATGAGTTCGTAGATTGTTGTGAAACTTGTGACATTAGAATTCGTGCGAATCAATGCGTAGGGCAATCAAATCCTTTCTGCTGTGTGGAAATCAACAACGAATGTAATTCTAGACCTGAGTTATTTCCATTTAATGCCAATAAATTCTAATCGCTTGCGTAAGCAAGACTTGGTTCAAATCGGGCCGTGAGGGTGAAGATAATTCAGCTTAATATCAAGCAATAAAACTGGATAGTGAGCAAAAGCGTGACACGTGTATGGCATGGAACAAAAGGACGGCCCGCTCATCCTATCCTCCCACGCCTACTTCCACACCCTCCCCCTCTCAATGACTACATCGCGTAGCAATCAATGGAGAAGAGGTTCCGTTGGTTGGTGGGGTCATTTGGTAGCGAACTAGCGACAGTGCTGTATTACATACAGTGTGTCTATCAACTCTCTTCCGTGTGTCTCTCACGACACTCATCTTTGCCTAGCTTTACGTTAACCCATTGTTGGTGTTTTCAGAAGTTATCATGGATTCTCTCAAGAGCTCAAGTCCCAACTGTACTTTCTCACAGTCGCAGCTTTTCTGACGTTCCCCAAAAATACATAATATGTGCATGACTCTTATCGCTGTACTCTGATCGAAACTCGAgacgagagagggagagaactcGAACAAAAACTGTCGCACCAAGCAATCTAATCTCCTCAGTGTCCATTCCATCGGAACccagaagataaaaaaaacgaaaaaaagaaaaatctgtcTTATTCTTTGTTCAAAtcaataatatataatatatattgtagagagagagagagtgagatattatttatttatatattgtgAGAAGAAGACAGGCAAAAattggaacttggaagagaAGGAGACTGGCAAAGATTGGAAGAGACCATTTTGGTGTAGTTGATCATCTGTGAAGAGAGGGAGGAGAATGGTGAGTATCTTCTCGCGATTCTCTGGGAGAACTGGCCATAGACGGGCTCAAAGCGCACTTGTAAGCATCCAACTTCTTGATGTTCTTCGGTAGGAAGAcgttccatcttttttttttatttattcttattgaACTTTATTAATTGGGTTTCAGTATCTGCGCATTGGGTGTTTTCTGTTCAAATGGATGgcctatttaatttttttgtatcCACTGCTTTATCTTGGAAATTGTGGACTTCTTACTTGTTTTCGGTTTCAAACCCTTTTTCTTAATCCTCTGTGAGTTTGTTTTTCTGATAATGGTTTGTTTGAGCCAGTTATTCGATTCCTTCTCAGAATTTGAAAGTTCTCTATCCGGCTCTGACACTCTTAATTGGCCTTGGTTTTTATGAATTGTGCTTGATTTATCTTGAGCTTCAGAGTTTCTCTTATGTCGATTTCACTGGGTTTTGTTCCTAGACTATTCTGCACTTTATTTGATCTGACCTGTCTGCTTGTTCTTAGATTTTCTGAAGTTTGTTTATTTAGCCTCACCTTTCAGTCCTTTTTATTGAATGGATTTGACTTACTTGTATTTGCCCAGATTGATTTGGACTTCctgccctcttcttcttccgtaCCTTCCCCTCTTATCTCTTAAGTTTGTTTTATTGTACttcaatttcctcttctttagggAATGTTATTTGACATTTCAATTATTCCTGGATTACTGGGCACTTAGTTTCCATTCAATGTGTATGATAGAATGATTTAACAGTGTCCGTGGATTTTTAATTGTCTTCTGCCTAGGTTGCTAGACTGCTATAGTGGTTTCTCCTTGCTTGATTTAATCTATGTTTCCCTGTTCTTGTAGTTTACTAGGTCTCCACCCCAAAGTTGCTCCCCTAGTAATTTACAAGAGATTGAATAATTTGCAACAGATTGAccaacaaagagagagatgTGTCTGTTTTTTAGTTTCTTGGCCTTGATTTTCTGATCCAGTTACTTCACTGTGTACTGTGTTACGttattgaaggagttattcCAGTCTTCAAAATAATTTTGGTTGTTACTTATCCAGTCTCGACATTATTGGCAGTTTATATAGATTCCTTTCAATAAATAAGTGCTTGTTCTTAGCTTTTCAGAGAGACTGTGTAACCACTGACCTTATATTTTCCATTGATTTATCCCAATTTAAGAGTTTCCACTCTGGTTGTTTTCGCTTGTGGTATATGTGCAATCCATCGTTTCTTCTTCTCATACAACTAATGAGGCCTATTTCTTCTACAAGCCTCCGTTTGGAGTTAAAAATGTAAGGATTAATTTGTATTGAATTGAATGAATTTATGGTGCAGGATGAGAGGCAAATGTTACCACCAAATTCTGAGGTAGCTGGTGCCACTACCACTGCTGCTGCAGCTGTAGCTGTTGCCTCTcatgggattgaagtggccataGAGTTTAAGCCAGTTGAACACCCAATTGAGCCCCTTGACAATGATCGTCCAGTAAAATGCCCCTTACCAGAACCTTCCATTCTCAATGTAAGTTGAACTGTTTTGTTTACACGAATATGATTAGCTATTTCTTGTTTGGATGAGTCTAACtcttaagggaaaattacttgaacaccccatGTACTATGGCCTGATTGCTTGATCACCCCAACTtctcaaacaattacttgaagcCCCATGAAACTTGACGGTGTTagtggttgaatggaaaagtctattttacccttatgagttATTCAACTGAAACTTATGAAGTTAAAATGACCAGCTTACCCTTtaactacttcttcttcttcttcttcatgcaaCCACACCTCCTGCTGCAACCCATCCCTACCCCCTGAAC is a window encoding:
- the LOC122663585 gene encoding uncharacterized protein LOC122663585 isoform X1 is translated as MVSIFSRFSGRTGHRRAQSALDERQMLPPNSEVAGATTTAAAAVAVASHGIEVAIEFKPVEHPIEPLDNDRPVKCPLPEPSILNDGRIWKERMSANARRGNLPVMKEGANLESEVCGTKPRPASSNRLILPSLSAPEHNIINLLEECNASVV